One region of Paenibacillus polymyxa M1 genomic DNA includes:
- a CDS encoding YheC/YheD family protein produces the protein MSIQRVSSKWAKTNAILPHPTLAAYIPETRLYTFEHLNEMLAVYGTVYIKPDNGTYGKGVMRAERQTEQLPPTEEGIIEERTWYVLRYEVDILTFESLDELHRVVSSRIKKRPYLIQRGIPLLQHEARPFDLRVLTQMNLRHQWETTLIVGRVAAPDKVVTNHHSGGTTRFFNELVAPYMDVKEAVRLEQKLSKMGERVAWQLQKRYPRLREIGLDVGLDQQNYPWILEVNTRPAIKVFASLPNKSLYHKIFRYAVGYGRYTASTGKPVRSKKKA, from the coding sequence TTGTCAATTCAGCGAGTATCCAGTAAGTGGGCCAAAACAAATGCCATTCTTCCCCATCCGACATTGGCCGCTTATATACCGGAAACACGTTTGTACACGTTTGAGCACCTGAATGAAATGTTGGCGGTGTATGGAACTGTCTATATTAAGCCGGATAATGGTACTTATGGTAAAGGGGTTATGCGCGCAGAAAGGCAGACAGAGCAGCTTCCGCCGACAGAAGAAGGAATCATCGAGGAGAGAACTTGGTATGTGCTTCGCTATGAAGTAGATATCCTCACCTTTGAAAGTCTGGATGAGTTGCATAGGGTGGTTTCTTCTCGTATAAAGAAACGTCCATATCTAATACAGCGCGGAATTCCTCTTCTTCAGCATGAAGCCCGTCCCTTCGATCTGAGGGTATTAACCCAGATGAACTTGAGGCATCAATGGGAAACAACGCTTATTGTAGGACGTGTAGCTGCTCCTGACAAAGTCGTCACCAATCATCACAGCGGTGGGACAACGCGCTTTTTCAATGAATTGGTGGCTCCATACATGGATGTAAAGGAAGCCGTTCGACTGGAGCAAAAATTATCGAAAATGGGCGAGCGAGTAGCTTGGCAGCTACAAAAAAGATACCCTCGTTTAAGGGAAATCGGGTTAGATGTAGGATTGGACCAGCAAAACTATCCGTGGATTTTGGAGGTCAATACAAGACCAGCCATCAAAGTGTTCGCTTCTCTCCCAAACAAAAGCCTCTATCATAAAATATTCAGATATGCAGTAGGCTACGGCCGGTATACGGCATCCACAGGTAAACCTGTACGCTCTAAGAAAAAGGCCTAA
- the dnaA gene encoding chromosomal replication initiator protein DnaA gives MDSHTSELWQQILSIIQTKLSKPSYDTWFKATKAAKLNDHSIVISAPTTFAVEWLESRYTKLVGATVYEILGKHLEVKFVIEENKPAEVDLQQQPQQQPVVQEEAVSHMLNPKYTFDTFVIGSGNRFAHAASLAVAEAPAKAYNPLFLYGGVGLGKTHLMHAIGHYILEHNPTSKVVYLSSEKFTNEFINAIRDNRGESFRNKYRNIDILLIDDIQFIAGKESTQEEFFHTFNALHEERKQIIISSDRPPKEIPTLEERLRSRFEWGLITDIQPPDLETRIAILRKKARAENLDIPNEAMMYIANQIDTNIRELEGALIRVVAYSSLTNQDVSSHLAAEALKDIIPSSRPKMITIQDIQHQVGEFYNLRLEDFKARKRTKAVAFPRQIAMYLSRELTDYSLPKIGEAFGGRDHTTVIHAHEKISKSIQVDQDLFKVINNLIEKIKNPT, from the coding sequence GTGGACAGCCATACCTCTGAACTATGGCAGCAAATTCTATCCATTATACAAACCAAGCTGAGTAAGCCGAGTTACGACACTTGGTTTAAGGCTACCAAGGCAGCGAAACTAAATGACCACTCCATTGTGATTTCTGCACCGACAACTTTTGCCGTGGAATGGCTTGAAAGCCGCTATACCAAGTTAGTCGGGGCAACGGTTTATGAGATTTTGGGCAAGCATTTAGAGGTCAAGTTCGTTATTGAAGAGAACAAGCCCGCCGAGGTCGACCTTCAGCAACAACCTCAGCAGCAGCCGGTCGTTCAAGAAGAAGCTGTGTCCCATATGCTGAATCCCAAATATACATTCGATACATTTGTCATCGGATCGGGGAACCGTTTTGCCCATGCGGCATCGCTGGCCGTCGCCGAGGCGCCGGCCAAAGCTTACAATCCGCTGTTTCTATACGGTGGTGTAGGTCTGGGGAAAACGCATCTGATGCATGCTATCGGACACTATATTTTGGAGCACAATCCGACCAGCAAGGTCGTTTATTTATCGTCGGAGAAGTTTACGAACGAATTCATTAATGCCATCCGCGACAACCGTGGGGAAAGTTTTCGGAATAAATATCGCAACATTGATATTTTGCTCATTGATGATATTCAATTCATTGCGGGCAAGGAATCGACGCAAGAGGAATTTTTCCATACGTTCAATGCGCTTCATGAGGAACGCAAGCAGATTATAATCTCAAGCGATCGGCCGCCTAAAGAGATTCCAACGCTGGAAGAACGGCTGCGCTCTCGCTTCGAGTGGGGACTGATTACGGATATTCAACCGCCGGATCTGGAGACGAGAATTGCTATTCTTCGGAAAAAGGCGCGGGCGGAAAATCTGGATATTCCTAATGAGGCCATGATGTATATCGCGAATCAAATTGATACAAACATCCGTGAGCTGGAAGGAGCGCTCATTCGCGTTGTCGCTTATTCTTCCTTAACCAATCAGGATGTATCAAGCCATCTCGCGGCTGAGGCGTTAAAGGATATTATCCCATCCAGCCGTCCAAAAATGATCACGATTCAGGATATACAGCATCAAGTCGGGGAATTTTATAATCTACGACTGGAAGATTTCAAAGCACGTAAGCGGACGAAGGCTGTGGCTTTTCCACGGCAGATTGCCATGTATCTTTCCCGTGAGTTAACCGACTATTCTTTGCCGAAAATCGGCGAAGCTTTCGGCGGACGTGATCATACGACTGTCATTCATGCGCACGAAAAAATCTCCAAATCCATTCAAGTGGATCAGGATCTATTTAAAGTTATCAACAACCTAATAGAAAAAATCAAAAATCCAACCTGA
- the gyrA gene encoding DNA gyrase subunit A, whose protein sequence is MADQNNSQIINRDIGVEMRESFMDYAMSIIVSRALPDVRDGLKPVHRRILYAMSELGMSPDKPYKKSARIVGEVIGKYHPHGDTAVYDTMVRMAQDFSLRYMLVDGHGNFGSVDGDMAAAMRYTEARLSKIAMEMLRDLNKETVDFMPNYDGEENEPVVLPARYPNLLVNGVGGIAVGMATNIPPHNLGEVIDGVQALIENPDITPMELMDYIQGPDFPTAGYILGRSGIRQAYQTGRGSVTMRAKTTIEEIGNKARIIVHELPYQVNKARLVEKIAELVRDKRIEGITDLRDESDRTGMRIVIELRRDVNPNVVLNNLFKHTAMQSNFGINMLAIVNNEPKILNLKDVLYYYLKHQIEVIRRRTEFDLKKAEARAHILEGLRIALDHLDEVISLIRSSQTAEAAREGLIERFSLTLEQAQAILDMRLQRLTGLEREKIENEYNELIQKIMEYREILANEHLVLNIISEELNELKGRFADDRRTEITVGEESILDEDLIPREDVIITVTHTGYIKRLPVTTYRSQKRGGRGVVGMDTKDEDFVEHLFITNSHHHLLFFTDKGKVYRIKAYEIPDLSRTARGTPIINLIQIEQGESINAVIPIEEFVEDSYLFFATQHGIIKKTPLDDYANIRKGGLIAINLREDDALIEVKLTDGQQEMIIGTAQGMSIRFPESDVRSMGRSATGVKGISLDESDAVIGMDIVNTDLDILIVTAKGYGKRTPAVDYRIQSRGGKGIKTINVTDKNGPVVGLKVVKAEEDLMIITASGTLIRTSMGEISTMGRNTQGVRLINIRDDDSVATVCRANKNEEQDELLEDLLEDGGTGEEPTLSSAEPTLEVNTEDTEGNDSESSEDE, encoded by the coding sequence ATGGCGGATCAAAATAACTCGCAAATCATCAATAGGGATATCGGAGTGGAAATGCGCGAATCCTTTATGGATTATGCCATGAGTATTATTGTTAGCCGTGCCTTGCCTGATGTGCGGGACGGACTGAAGCCGGTACACCGTCGTATTTTGTACGCGATGTCCGAGCTAGGCATGTCGCCAGATAAGCCTTATAAAAAATCAGCAAGAATCGTCGGTGAAGTTATCGGTAAGTACCACCCTCATGGTGATACGGCTGTGTATGATACGATGGTGCGGATGGCGCAGGATTTTTCCTTGCGTTATATGTTGGTGGATGGACACGGTAACTTTGGCTCCGTGGATGGAGATATGGCAGCAGCAATGCGTTACACTGAAGCACGGCTGTCCAAGATAGCCATGGAAATGCTCCGTGATTTGAACAAAGAGACCGTTGATTTTATGCCTAACTACGATGGTGAAGAGAACGAGCCTGTCGTATTGCCTGCACGTTATCCTAACTTGCTGGTTAACGGTGTCGGCGGGATTGCAGTTGGTATGGCAACCAATATTCCTCCGCATAACTTGGGAGAGGTTATCGATGGTGTACAAGCGCTGATCGAAAACCCTGACATTACGCCGATGGAACTTATGGATTACATTCAAGGGCCGGATTTCCCGACAGCAGGTTATATCTTAGGTCGCTCAGGCATTCGCCAGGCGTATCAGACTGGCCGCGGATCTGTGACCATGCGTGCGAAGACCACCATAGAAGAGATTGGCAATAAAGCACGGATTATCGTGCATGAACTGCCTTACCAAGTGAACAAGGCTCGTCTGGTCGAGAAAATTGCTGAATTAGTACGTGACAAGCGTATTGAAGGCATTACGGATCTTCGAGATGAATCCGACCGTACGGGTATGCGTATCGTTATCGAGTTGCGTAGAGATGTGAACCCGAACGTCGTTCTGAATAATTTGTTTAAACATACAGCCATGCAGTCCAATTTTGGTATCAATATGCTTGCGATTGTAAACAATGAGCCGAAGATTTTGAACCTGAAAGATGTCTTGTATTATTATCTCAAGCATCAGATTGAGGTTATTCGTCGTCGGACAGAATTCGATCTGAAAAAAGCCGAAGCTAGAGCACACATTCTGGAAGGCTTGCGTATTGCTCTTGACCATCTGGACGAAGTTATTTCCTTGATTCGTTCTTCCCAAACTGCAGAAGCAGCCCGTGAAGGACTGATTGAGCGTTTCTCGCTGACTCTTGAGCAGGCTCAGGCTATTCTCGATATGCGTCTGCAACGCTTAACCGGTTTGGAACGTGAGAAGATCGAGAACGAATATAACGAGCTAATTCAAAAGATAATGGAATACCGTGAAATTTTGGCGAATGAGCATCTGGTACTCAACATCATTAGTGAAGAGCTGAATGAGCTGAAAGGACGCTTCGCCGATGATCGTCGCACTGAAATTACAGTGGGTGAAGAAAGTATTCTTGATGAGGATCTCATTCCGCGTGAAGACGTTATTATTACTGTAACCCATACTGGATATATCAAACGCCTTCCTGTTACTACGTATCGCAGTCAAAAACGCGGTGGTCGTGGTGTAGTAGGTATGGATACCAAAGATGAGGACTTCGTAGAGCATCTGTTCATTACGAATTCACATCATCATTTGTTATTCTTTACGGACAAGGGCAAGGTATACCGGATTAAGGCTTATGAGATTCCAGACTTAAGCCGGACAGCTCGGGGGACACCGATTATTAACCTGATTCAGATTGAACAGGGTGAGTCGATCAATGCGGTAATTCCAATTGAGGAATTTGTGGAGGACAGTTATCTATTCTTTGCGACCCAACATGGGATTATTAAGAAAACACCTCTTGATGACTATGCGAATATCCGCAAAGGCGGCCTGATTGCCATTAACTTGCGCGAAGATGACGCCCTGATCGAAGTGAAGCTGACTGATGGACAGCAGGAAATGATTATCGGCACAGCACAAGGGATGTCTATCCGTTTCCCTGAAAGTGATGTACGATCTATGGGACGTAGTGCTACAGGAGTTAAAGGGATTAGTCTTGATGAAAGTGATGCTGTAATCGGCATGGATATCGTCAATACCGACCTGGATATTCTGATCGTAACAGCCAAGGGTTATGGCAAACGTACCCCTGCTGTGGATTATCGTATCCAGAGCCGTGGGGGCAAGGGGATCAAGACGATTAACGTTACCGATAAAAATGGTCCAGTTGTCGGCCTCAAGGTTGTAAAAGCCGAAGAGGACTTGATGATTATTACAGCTAGTGGCACCTTGATCCGGACTAGCATGGGGGAAATCTCCACGATGGGTCGGAATACGCAAGGGGTAAGACTGATTAATATTCGCGATGATGATTCGGTTGCAACGGTTTGTCGTGCGAACAAGAATGAGGAGCAAGATGAACTGCTTGAGGATTTATTAGAGGATGGAGGAACTGGTGAGGAGCCAACTCTATCATCTGCTGAACCAACTCTTGAAGTGAATACAGAAGATACGGAAGGTAACGATTCAGAATCTTCTGAGGACGAATAA
- the recF gene encoding DNA replication/repair protein RecF (All proteins in this family for which functions are known are DNA-binding proteins that assist the filamentation of RecA onto DNA for the initiation of recombination or recombinational repair.) — MFVNNIVLQQYRNYEQLELNEFGPVNLLIGQNAQGKTNLVEAIFVLALTKSHRTSRDKELISFGATSTHLAADVDKKYGKIRLDLSLSTQGKKAKINGLEQRKLSDFIGSLNVVMFAPEDLEIVKGTPGVRRRFLDMEIGQVAPGYLYHLQQYQKVLVQRNNLLKQAWGKDMASVQLMLEVWNEQLVEHGVKIVKKRKQFITKLQKWAQAIHEGIAGGTEELKLTYVPSFGEPEEEDEAVLLERFMIKLSQMREQEIRRGMTLAGPHRDDLAFAINGREVHTYGSQGQQRTTALSLKLAEIELIHEEIGEYPILLLDDVLSELDPYRQTQLIETFQSKVQTFITATGIETLNAERLKGAHIYHVHDGHVEH; from the coding sequence GTGTTTGTGAACAACATTGTTTTGCAGCAGTACCGGAACTATGAACAGCTGGAGCTGAATGAATTCGGGCCCGTTAATTTGCTGATCGGACAAAATGCGCAAGGCAAAACGAATCTGGTTGAGGCGATTTTTGTATTGGCTTTAACTAAAAGTCACCGAACGTCCCGCGACAAGGAATTAATTTCTTTCGGGGCTACTTCCACCCATCTGGCTGCCGATGTGGATAAGAAATACGGGAAAATCAGATTGGATCTCTCGTTATCCACACAAGGCAAAAAAGCAAAGATCAACGGGCTAGAACAGCGAAAGCTGAGCGATTTTATCGGTTCGTTAAACGTGGTCATGTTTGCGCCCGAGGATCTGGAAATTGTCAAAGGAACACCGGGGGTTCGCCGCCGGTTTCTTGACATGGAAATTGGACAAGTTGCGCCAGGATATTTGTATCATTTGCAGCAATATCAGAAAGTGCTGGTTCAGCGGAATAACCTGCTCAAGCAAGCTTGGGGTAAAGATATGGCGTCCGTGCAGCTGATGCTGGAGGTATGGAATGAGCAACTTGTTGAGCATGGTGTTAAAATTGTAAAAAAGCGGAAACAATTTATAACAAAGCTACAAAAGTGGGCCCAGGCCATTCATGAAGGGATTGCAGGTGGGACAGAAGAGTTAAAATTAACCTATGTTCCCTCTTTCGGTGAGCCAGAGGAAGAAGATGAAGCTGTCTTATTGGAGCGATTTATGATAAAGTTATCCCAAATGAGGGAACAGGAAATCCGCCGTGGCATGACTTTGGCGGGACCCCATCGTGATGATTTGGCCTTTGCCATTAACGGCAGAGAAGTGCATACGTATGGCTCTCAGGGGCAGCAGCGGACGACGGCCCTGTCTTTGAAGCTGGCCGAAATAGAATTAATTCATGAGGAAATTGGGGAGTATCCTATCCTGCTGCTGGATGATGTATTGTCCGAGCTGGACCCCTATCGTCAGACTCAGCTGATCGAGACTTTCCAAAGCAAGGTACAGACCTTTATCACGGCAACCGGGATTGAGACGTTGAACGCAGAACGACTTAAGGGTGCCCATATTTATCACGTCCACGACGGGCATGTGGAACACTAA
- the remB gene encoding extracellular matrix regulator RemB: protein MYIHLGGEKIIRSSELVAIFDISIEKSSKISKQYVNHAQQQKHVEMIGEEEAKSIVVTQNTVYYSPISSTTLKKRANQFVANA, encoded by the coding sequence ATGTATATTCATCTGGGTGGAGAAAAGATCATCCGCTCGTCAGAGCTTGTGGCTATTTTCGATATCTCGATTGAAAAATCCTCTAAAATCTCCAAACAATACGTGAACCACGCTCAGCAGCAAAAGCATGTCGAGATGATTGGCGAAGAGGAAGCCAAGTCCATCGTAGTGACTCAGAATACGGTGTATTATTCCCCCATCTCCTCAACAACACTCAAAAAGCGGGCAAACCAGTTTGTTGCCAATGCTTAA
- the dnaN gene encoding DNA polymerase III subunit beta, with translation MKISILKNVLNEAIQHVSKAISSRTTIPILSGIKLDVNHQGVTLTASDTDISIQSFIPMEDGDQTVVQIEQPGSVVLPAKFFVEIIKKLPSQEIRMEVKDQFQTFISSGATEIQIVGLDPEEFPVLPNIEENQVISVPGDLLKNMIKQTVFSISTHETTPILTGVLWNLAEGELKFVATDRHRLATRSAHLETSEGLRFSNVVIAGKTLNELSRIIPDQNMLVDIVVADNQVLFKVDRVLFYSRILDGTYPDTSRIIPTSYKTELIVDTKSLSESIDRAYLLSREEKTNIVKMQSLENGDLEISSSSSELGKVREEVNVSKFEGEPLKISFNSKYMLDVLKVIDSEQLTIAFTGIMSPIILKPADSSNALYIILPYRTTN, from the coding sequence ATGAAGATTAGCATTCTGAAAAACGTTTTGAACGAGGCCATACAACATGTATCCAAAGCGATATCCAGTCGGACGACAATTCCAATTTTGAGTGGTATTAAGCTCGATGTGAATCACCAGGGAGTCACACTGACCGCCAGCGATACAGACATCTCTATTCAATCCTTTATTCCGATGGAGGATGGTGACCAAACGGTCGTTCAGATCGAACAACCCGGCAGTGTAGTGCTACCCGCTAAATTCTTTGTCGAAATTATCAAAAAGTTGCCGTCTCAGGAGATCCGTATGGAGGTAAAAGACCAATTCCAAACCTTCATCTCATCCGGTGCTACTGAAATTCAGATCGTTGGTTTGGACCCTGAAGAATTTCCGGTGCTTCCCAACATTGAGGAAAATCAAGTGATCTCTGTGCCAGGTGATTTGCTTAAAAATATGATTAAACAGACGGTATTCTCCATCTCTACCCATGAAACGACACCTATTTTGACTGGTGTATTGTGGAATCTGGCTGAGGGCGAATTGAAATTTGTCGCAACGGACCGCCACCGCCTTGCCACCCGTAGCGCTCATTTGGAGACGTCTGAAGGCTTGCGTTTTAGCAATGTTGTCATTGCAGGCAAAACGCTCAATGAGCTGAGCAGAATTATTCCGGATCAAAATATGCTTGTGGATATCGTCGTAGCGGACAATCAGGTATTATTTAAGGTGGATCGCGTGTTATTTTACTCCCGCATCTTGGACGGCACCTATCCTGATACTTCTAGAATTATTCCGACTTCCTACAAAACAGAACTGATTGTGGACACAAAAAGTTTGAGCGAGTCTATTGACCGTGCTTATTTGCTTTCTCGTGAGGAAAAAACGAATATTGTAAAAATGCAATCGTTGGAAAACGGTGATCTAGAGATTTCCTCCAGCTCATCTGAACTTGGTAAAGTGCGTGAGGAAGTAAATGTATCCAAATTTGAGGGAGAGCCACTCAAAATCTCGTTCAACTCCAAATATATGCTCGACGTGCTGAAGGTAATTGACAGCGAGCAGCTGACGATTGCTTTTACCGGCATTATGAGCCCCATTATTTTAAAACCGGCAGATTCCAGCAATGCGCTGTATATCATCCTGCCATATCGCACAACCAACTAG
- the yaaA gene encoding S4 domain-containing protein YaaA, translating into MKAISIQTEYIKLDQFLKLADCVSTGGMAKALLQEGQVRVNGEPEERRGRKLYPGDTVEVEDIGRFEVTAGA; encoded by the coding sequence TTGAAAGCAATATCTATACAGACCGAATACATCAAGCTCGATCAATTTTTGAAATTAGCCGATTGTGTATCCACAGGAGGCATGGCTAAAGCCCTACTGCAGGAGGGGCAAGTTCGTGTTAATGGTGAGCCAGAAGAACGTCGCGGAAGAAAATTGTACCCAGGCGATACCGTAGAAGTAGAGGACATTGGACGTTTCGAGGTTACGGCAGGAGCATGA
- a CDS encoding HD-GYP domain-containing protein, producing MTTVPVSELKAGLKLQSDVFTEMGSLLLPKGRILLPRDLEILEAFLIQQVEVGTDDIAKSGSEPTTVRSGTAESQGASLDGRDESEQFQDEYDKMVMLVKNAFQSVLVSNLSIYELRGQLESLLAHIQRYNVMTYTPPAMIEVDYIFHNAVLTSLTSYSIAQWIGLPQKDWMQVAFAGLLHDIGNAKMDPSILYKPSQLTQEEQEEVRRHTSLGYQLLKNVKAINEGVRLAALQHHEKVDGTGYPLRLKGEQIHIYAKIVGVADVFHAMTLEKTYRPAQSPYLVLEQIKSESFGKLDPSVVQVFIQKLTQFNNGTKVRLNDNRTGEIIFADRDHPTRPLIQVDGEIINLMLQREIYIECIVT from the coding sequence ATGACAACTGTACCCGTATCCGAATTAAAAGCAGGACTTAAATTGCAAAGCGACGTTTTTACTGAAATGGGCAGCTTGCTACTACCGAAAGGGCGAATTCTGCTACCACGTGACTTAGAGATTTTAGAGGCGTTCCTGATTCAACAAGTAGAGGTAGGGACGGATGATATTGCAAAATCCGGTAGCGAGCCTACCACTGTTCGATCTGGGACAGCTGAATCGCAGGGAGCTTCGTTAGATGGGCGAGATGAATCTGAACAATTCCAGGATGAGTATGACAAAATGGTGATGCTTGTTAAGAATGCGTTTCAATCAGTGCTCGTCTCTAATTTATCTATATATGAGTTGCGGGGACAACTAGAGTCCTTGCTGGCGCATATCCAACGCTATAATGTAATGACCTATACTCCGCCTGCTATGATCGAAGTGGACTATATTTTTCACAATGCCGTGCTAACCTCCCTTACCTCTTACTCCATTGCACAATGGATTGGGTTGCCTCAAAAGGATTGGATGCAGGTGGCTTTTGCCGGATTGCTTCATGATATAGGAAATGCTAAGATGGACCCGTCCATTCTGTACAAGCCTTCCCAACTAACGCAGGAAGAGCAAGAAGAAGTACGCCGCCATACATCACTAGGATACCAATTGCTTAAAAATGTGAAGGCTATTAACGAAGGTGTGCGTTTGGCAGCTCTTCAACATCACGAGAAAGTGGACGGTACTGGATATCCATTGCGTCTTAAAGGGGAGCAAATCCACATATACGCTAAAATCGTAGGGGTGGCTGATGTATTCCATGCCATGACTCTGGAGAAAACATACCGACCTGCCCAATCACCGTATCTGGTTCTAGAGCAAATCAAATCAGAATCATTTGGAAAGCTGGACCCAAGTGTCGTGCAAGTCTTCATTCAAAAGCTAACCCAATTTAATAATGGGACCAAGGTGCGTCTCAATGATAACCGTACAGGGGAAATTATATTTGCTGATCGAGACCACCCGACTCGTCCGTTGATTCAAGTAGATGGCGAGATCATTAACCTGATGCTTCAAAGAGAGATTTATATCGAGTGTATTGTTACTTAA
- the gyrB gene encoding DNA topoisomerase (ATP-hydrolyzing) subunit B: protein MSMNQPSYDAGEIQVLEGLEAVRKRPGMYIGSTSVKGLHHLVWEVVDNSIDEALAGYCNSIQVVVHKDNSITVTDNGRGIPVSEHAKMKKSALEVVMTVLHAGGKFGGGGYKVSGGLHGVGVSVVNALSSKMIVHVKRDGHVYEQEYHRGAPQYDVRVIGDTEETGTQTTFYPDEQIFTETTVYDYDTLQTRIRELAFLNKGIAISLTDERTGASDTFHYEGGISEYVQFLNQKREALHEQPIYVEGSRDMIQVEVALQYNDSYTENIYSFANNINTHEGGTHESGFKSALTRIINDYARKNGLIKDNNANLTGDDVREGLTAIISVKIPEPQFEGQTKTKLGNSEVRGIVESLFAEKLQEFLEENPSVSRRVVDKSLQAARAREAARKARELTRRKSALEISSLPGKLADCSSKDASISELYIVEGDSAGGSAKQGRDRHFQAILPIRGKILNVEKARLDRILSSDEIRSMVTAMGTGIGDDFDITKARYHKVIIMTDADVDGAHIRTLLLTFFYRYMRKIIDAGYIYIAQPPLFKVERNKVVRYANSEAERDEIIKEFGENAKYNVQRYKGLGEMNATQLWETTMDPESRTMLQVTVSDAMLADTLFNTLMGDNVEPRRDFIQEHAKYVKNLDF, encoded by the coding sequence ATGTCTATGAATCAACCGTCTTATGATGCGGGCGAGATTCAGGTCCTCGAAGGCCTGGAAGCGGTTCGGAAACGTCCCGGGATGTATATTGGCTCCACGAGCGTCAAGGGGCTCCATCATCTGGTCTGGGAAGTTGTGGACAACAGTATTGACGAAGCGCTGGCGGGTTATTGTAACAGCATTCAAGTTGTCGTTCACAAAGATAATAGCATTACCGTTACAGATAACGGCCGCGGTATTCCGGTAAGTGAACACGCCAAAATGAAAAAATCAGCGCTGGAAGTCGTAATGACCGTACTTCACGCAGGTGGTAAATTCGGAGGCGGAGGGTACAAGGTGTCTGGTGGTCTGCACGGGGTTGGTGTATCCGTGGTGAACGCTCTCTCCAGCAAAATGATCGTTCATGTCAAACGGGATGGACATGTATATGAGCAGGAATACCATCGTGGTGCTCCACAGTATGATGTCAGAGTCATCGGTGATACAGAAGAGACAGGTACCCAAACGACCTTCTATCCGGACGAACAAATCTTTACCGAAACGACCGTATATGACTATGATACGCTGCAGACGCGGATTCGTGAGCTGGCTTTCCTGAACAAGGGCATTGCAATTAGCTTGACCGATGAACGGACAGGCGCCAGCGATACATTTCACTATGAGGGTGGAATCAGTGAATATGTGCAGTTTCTGAATCAAAAAAGAGAAGCACTGCATGAACAGCCGATTTATGTCGAAGGCTCTCGTGACATGATTCAGGTCGAAGTTGCATTGCAATATAACGACAGCTATACCGAGAATATTTATTCTTTTGCCAACAATATCAACACCCATGAGGGCGGAACTCATGAATCAGGTTTCAAGAGTGCATTAACCCGGATTATTAACGATTATGCACGCAAAAATGGCTTGATTAAGGATAACAACGCCAATTTGACCGGTGACGATGTACGCGAAGGTTTGACAGCGATCATCTCCGTCAAAATCCCAGAACCACAGTTTGAGGGTCAGACTAAAACAAAGCTCGGCAACAGTGAAGTGCGAGGAATTGTCGAGTCTCTGTTCGCAGAGAAACTCCAGGAATTCCTGGAGGAAAACCCGTCCGTCTCCCGCCGTGTGGTTGATAAATCATTACAAGCAGCTCGAGCCCGGGAAGCAGCGCGCAAAGCGCGTGAACTTACACGTCGCAAAAGTGCGTTGGAAATTAGTTCGCTCCCAGGTAAGCTGGCGGATTGCTCCTCTAAGGACGCTTCGATCAGTGAATTGTACATCGTCGAAGGTGACTCAGCAGGGGGATCGGCCAAGCAGGGGCGTGATCGTCACTTTCAAGCGATTTTGCCAATTCGCGGTAAAATCCTGAATGTTGAAAAGGCACGCTTGGACCGTATTTTGTCCAGTGATGAAATACGTTCGATGGTAACAGCAATGGGTACAGGGATCGGAGATGATTTTGACATCACCAAAGCCCGTTACCACAAGGTCATTATCATGACAGATGCCGATGTCGATGGTGCTCATATTCGCACATTGTTGCTGACGTTCTTCTATCGCTACATGCGCAAAATCATTGATGCGGGCTATATATACATTGCTCAGCCACCACTATTCAAAGTCGAGCGTAACAAAGTTGTTCGTTATGCGAACTCTGAGGCGGAACGTGACGAGATCATTAAGGAATTTGGAGAAAATGCGAAGTACAATGTACAGCGTTATAAAGGTTTGGGTGAGATGAATGCGACCCAACTTTGGGAAACCACGATGGACCCAGAGAGCCGTACAATGCTGCAGGTAACTGTCAGTGACGCGATGCTGGCTGATACGCTGTTCAATACCTTAATGGGTGACAATGTAGAACCTCGCCGCGACTTTATCCAAGAACATGCGAAGTACGTGAAAAACCTAGATTTCTAA